AAGTGGCACCAGATCTTAAGACATACCTGTTTTTGACCATGTTGGCGAGAGTTTGGACGTGACCAAGAGGACCGACATGGCTGTCGGTAAGGTGACCTTCACCaaggcagagagggaaaagCTAGCCGAGGTTCTCTGGCTGCTTAACTGGATCTCTGTGGTGACAGGAGTAACCCTTTTTGGCTTGGGCGTATTCCTCAAAATTGAAATTCAGAAAtggcaggaagtgatgtcagagCAGGGGATCCTTGATGTGCCACATATGCTGATCGCCACAGGCCTGGCAGCCTGCTGCATCAACTTCCTGGGTGGGAAGATATGCCTGGACTGTGCTGACACCAACAAGTTCTTGCGctggaagatgatgatgatgccatATGTTGTCTGCACCTTCTTCTTTACCTCCTGTATCCTGGTGGGGGCACTCATGTGCTATAGCATCCGCGGTCAGCTGGAGGAGTCTCTGTTCCTGGGCCTGAGGAATGCCATGCGGTACTACAAGGACACGCACATTCCGGGCCGTTGCTACCTGAAGAGAACACTGGACCAGCTGCAGATCCAGTTCCACTGCTGTGGGAACACTGGGTACCAGGATTGGTTCCATGTCCAGTGGATCAGCAACCGTTATCTGGACATgaccagcagtgctgtggtggAGTAAGTAGAGCCAGATCCACTGGAATCCATCGGAACCCAGTGGATCCTGGTCAATACTAGAAAATCTGTTGTGTTGATCAGTTCCTTTAAAATCTAGTGGAATTTGCTGAAAACTATTCAGTTCAAGTGGAAATAAATGGATCC
This genomic interval from Echeneis naucrates chromosome 24, fEcheNa1.1, whole genome shotgun sequence contains the following:
- the LOC115038179 gene encoding photoreceptor outer segment membrane glycoprotein 2-like, producing MAVGKVTFTKAEREKLAEVLWLLNWISVVTGVTLFGLGVFLKIEIQKWQEVMSEQGILDVPHMLIATGLAACCINFLGGKICLDCADTNKFLRWKMMMMPYVVCTFFFTSCILVGALMCYSIRGQLEESLFLGLRNAMRYYKDTHIPGRCYLKRTLDQLQIQFHCCGNTGYQDWFHVQWISNRYLDMTSSAVVDRLRSNVEGKYLMDGVPFSCCSTFSPRPCIQQQVSNSSAHFNYNLHSQQLNLWRRGCQQALVDHYTSIMQSIGLTVLLVWLFELMVLTGVRYLQTAMVNVLLLGDPDSESNGWILENSLVETAWSNFNIIKNLGKCYQTDDDPNINIPTAAAEQEIPAKQVQIDMTR